The following are encoded together in the Streptomyces tendae genome:
- a CDS encoding Na+/H+ antiporter NhaA has translation MSHNESDARFTAQSAARWRSFLQTETGSAALLLAMVAAALLWANIDVRSYTSAWETHFVIGFDAFHLSITLHEWINAGLMSLFFFVIGLEARREFDMGALRDRRWVLLSTIAGLGSMIVPALIFVALNAGHGTVHGWGVAMSSDTAFALGILAVFGRRLPASLRAFILSISVVDDLVALVVIAVFYSDSIHLPALLVAVGALLSILLLRMLKVRGAVYCAVLSVVAWISLHEAGVDPVVTGLAVGALVVAYPAPREDLERASRLFRLFREQPTPKLQRSAFQGLSAAISPNERLEQRFLPWVSYLIVPLFALANAGIELSGEKLADAFTSPITLGILCGFAGGKLVGVTGSMAAAQILSGGRLKPNVGWGSVTASGAITGAAFTVSLLIAALAFEGKDLERARIGILATLIGAFSLSWAVTGFIQLLPATRQARALLGNSEQLTDLAVVVDAHDDHIRGPQKASVTVVEYGDFACPYCGQAEQVVRELLGAETDLRYVWRHLPLTDVHPNAQLAAEAAEAAAQQGRFWEMHDLLLNRQDALGGEDLLRYAQELGLDVERFRRALEQHVSARRVAEDVDSADLSGVSGTPTFFINGRRHHGAYDIASLTRAVQLARQQVLVERGGSRQ, from the coding sequence ATGAGCCACAATGAGAGCGACGCGCGATTTACCGCTCAGAGCGCAGCACGCTGGCGCAGCTTTCTGCAGACCGAGACCGGCAGCGCCGCCCTGCTGCTGGCGATGGTCGCGGCGGCCTTGCTGTGGGCCAACATCGACGTGCGCTCCTACACTTCTGCTTGGGAAACGCACTTCGTGATCGGCTTCGATGCCTTTCATCTGTCGATCACCCTGCATGAATGGATCAATGCCGGGCTAATGAGCCTGTTCTTCTTCGTCATCGGACTGGAAGCGCGTCGCGAGTTTGACATGGGCGCGTTGCGCGACCGCAGGTGGGTGCTGCTTAGCACCATTGCGGGCCTGGGGAGCATGATCGTTCCAGCCTTGATCTTTGTAGCCTTGAACGCAGGACATGGGACGGTGCACGGATGGGGCGTGGCAATGTCATCCGACACCGCGTTCGCGTTGGGTATCTTGGCTGTGTTCGGCAGGAGGCTGCCAGCATCACTGCGAGCATTCATTCTCTCAATCTCTGTAGTTGACGATCTTGTCGCTCTGGTAGTGATTGCAGTGTTCTACAGCGACTCGATTCACCTACCGGCCCTCCTTGTTGCGGTAGGGGCGCTACTGTCAATCCTTCTGCTCCGGATGTTGAAGGTGCGCGGCGCGGTGTACTGCGCGGTGCTGTCGGTAGTGGCGTGGATCTCGCTACATGAAGCCGGGGTGGACCCTGTAGTGACAGGCCTGGCGGTCGGCGCCCTGGTGGTCGCTTACCCGGCTCCACGGGAAGACCTAGAGCGGGCAAGTCGACTGTTCCGTTTGTTCCGCGAGCAACCGACGCCCAAACTGCAGCGCAGCGCGTTCCAGGGACTGTCGGCGGCGATCTCACCGAACGAGAGACTGGAGCAGAGATTCTTGCCTTGGGTGAGCTACCTCATCGTTCCACTGTTCGCCCTGGCCAATGCTGGCATCGAGTTGAGCGGCGAGAAGTTGGCAGACGCGTTCACGTCACCCATCACGCTCGGCATCCTGTGTGGCTTCGCAGGCGGCAAGCTGGTCGGGGTCACGGGATCTATGGCTGCCGCGCAAATCCTGTCCGGCGGCCGACTGAAGCCGAACGTGGGCTGGGGTTCGGTGACCGCCAGCGGCGCCATCACCGGCGCGGCGTTCACGGTGTCGCTGCTGATCGCCGCGCTTGCCTTCGAAGGGAAGGATCTAGAACGTGCCCGCATCGGCATTCTCGCCACGCTCATCGGCGCCTTCAGCCTCAGCTGGGCAGTAACGGGGTTTATCCAGCTGCTGCCTGCCACCCGGCAAGCTAGAGCCTTGCTGGGCAACTCCGAGCAGCTCACAGATCTTGCGGTAGTTGTCGACGCTCACGATGACCACATCAGAGGACCACAGAAGGCTTCCGTGACGGTGGTCGAGTACGGCGACTTTGCCTGCCCGTACTGCGGGCAGGCTGAGCAGGTGGTGCGCGAGCTGCTAGGAGCCGAAACCGATCTTCGCTACGTGTGGCGGCATCTGCCTCTCACAGACGTGCACCCCAACGCACAGTTAGCAGCGGAAGCTGCGGAGGCGGCGGCACAACAGGGCCGGTTTTGGGAGATGCATGACCTACTCCTTAACCGGCAGGATGCCTTGGGCGGAGAAGACCTATTGCGCTACGCGCAGGAGCTCGGTCTGGACGTGGAACGGTTCCGCCGTGCACTGGAACAGCACGTCAGTGCACGGCGGGTAGCCGAAGATGTGGATTCGGCCGATCTGAGCGGAGTTTCGGGCACGCCGACGTTCTTCATCAACGGTCGGCGACATCACGGTGCGTACGACATTGCATCGCTGACCCGGGCGGTGCAGCTTGCACGCCAGCAAGTGCTGGTTGAACGGGGAGGCAGCCGACAGTAG
- a CDS encoding RNA polymerase sigma factor, with translation MLRRTSAVPLETDALVRLERSTAPDPAELIEQYALRDWIGTALAQLSPGLRLAMLLRYFTEIASYEDIAAVSAVPIGTVRSRLHQGRAKLAEALLAAADGAHGDMAALTGRHRGLGEEAMLAAHRGESASVLREHWSPKLEVVWPDGRRTGRDRLVGALGRDLSAGVRHSLVNVVAGGDVVVWEDAMRNPPEDPYHCPPGVTWVYFLDGGQASRLHLHHPADPFR, from the coding sequence ATGCTGCGCCGCACGTCGGCGGTTCCTTTGGAGACCGACGCGCTCGTCCGGCTGGAGCGGTCCACCGCGCCTGACCCGGCGGAGCTGATCGAGCAGTACGCGCTGCGGGACTGGATCGGGACCGCCCTGGCGCAGCTCTCCCCGGGGCTCCGGCTCGCCATGCTGCTGCGCTACTTCACCGAGATCGCGTCTTATGAGGACATCGCCGCGGTGTCGGCGGTCCCCATCGGCACCGTCCGCAGCCGGCTGCATCAGGGCCGGGCCAAACTCGCGGAGGCCCTGCTGGCCGCGGCGGACGGCGCGCACGGCGACATGGCGGCGCTGACCGGGCGGCACCGCGGGCTGGGGGAGGAGGCGATGCTTGCTGCCCACCGCGGCGAGTCCGCCTCCGTCCTGAGGGAGCACTGGTCGCCGAAGCTGGAGGTCGTCTGGCCGGACGGTCGGCGGACCGGCCGGGACCGGTTGGTAGGCGCGCTTGGCCGCGATCTGTCCGCTGGCGTGCGGCACTCCTTGGTCAATGTCGTGGCCGGCGGTGACGTGGTGGTGTGGGAGGACGCGATGCGCAATCCGCCGGAGGACCCGTACCACTGCCCGCCCGGCGTGACATGGGTGTACTTCCTGGACGGCGGCCAGGCGAGCAGGCTGCACCTCCACCACCCCGCCGACCCGTTTCGCTGA
- a CDS encoding GNAT family N-acetyltransferase gives MTIVPFGLAERTEIEAYGDFAAGAADVPGSAAERLGAAALRTGPALALCVREDRSGFFNRAGGFADDVPVGADVLTHVRDFYREQGLRQGSMMIAPTLLSEDWPVVAKRLGLTAGSSFVKLGWDLAAETPAPDGLPPLDAGLRVGLVEPRQAKEWATVMMTTFGFGAPDMIELAASCVGRPDWRQYAVYDSERIVAVGSVYLNGDCADMFGGATLPEARGRGAQSALLLARAAAAREAGCRWLVAETGAEREGKRNTSLRNMLRTGFEPLYERVTWVWREEA, from the coding sequence ATGACGATTGTGCCGTTCGGGCTGGCAGAGCGCACGGAAATCGAGGCGTACGGGGACTTCGCGGCGGGCGCGGCGGACGTGCCAGGCTCCGCGGCGGAACGGCTGGGGGCCGCCGCCCTGCGGACCGGGCCCGCGCTGGCCCTCTGCGTCCGGGAGGACCGCAGCGGTTTCTTCAACCGGGCCGGAGGATTCGCCGACGATGTGCCCGTCGGCGCCGACGTGCTCACCCATGTTCGGGACTTCTACCGCGAACAGGGCCTGCGGCAGGGCTCGATGATGATCGCGCCCACGCTCCTGTCGGAGGACTGGCCCGTCGTCGCCAAGCGGCTGGGACTCACGGCGGGGAGTTCATTCGTCAAGCTCGGGTGGGACCTTGCCGCGGAGACGCCGGCACCCGACGGGCTCCCGCCCCTGGACGCGGGGCTCCGTGTCGGCCTGGTCGAGCCGCGCCAGGCGAAGGAGTGGGCCACTGTCATGATGACCACCTTCGGCTTCGGTGCGCCCGACATGATCGAGCTGGCCGCGTCCTGCGTCGGCCGACCGGACTGGCGGCAGTACGCGGTCTACGACAGCGAGCGGATCGTCGCGGTCGGAAGCGTCTACCTGAACGGAGACTGCGCCGACATGTTCGGCGGCGCCACGCTGCCCGAGGCCCGAGGCCGGGGTGCCCAGTCCGCGCTGCTCCTCGCCCGGGCTGCCGCAGCCCGCGAGGCTGGCTGCCGATGGCTAGTCGCCGAGACGGGTGCGGAGCGGGAAGGCAAACGCAACACCTCACTGCGCAACATGCTGCGGACCGGTTTCGAGCCCCTTTACGAACGGGTCACCTGGGTCTGGCGCGAAGAGGCTTGA
- a CDS encoding alpha/beta fold hydrolase produces the protein MNPLSPGHHVIEVDGIPQEYEVRGQGPAVCLALSGGPGIDDGYLRFPLLEEDITMVYPTQVGTTAESRLPSHPDGYTLDVYARFTHAVVEHLGLSRVHLLGHSAGGFFAQRYALTYPERLAGLVIYDSLAHNTEELVKEATARLAEFADRFPGDPRVAPVLAAWTDDTIADTDEARTEHLRALLPAYFADYWGREEEFARLAGLRVTHVTGGAFDHRGRLDTVMTPTLVVVGAYDFICGPRWARAMDDELPNSTVVTLKTSGHFGHIEQPEEFAAAVLGFVRSVKNGGRR, from the coding sequence ATGAATCCGCTGTCCCCAGGCCACCACGTCATCGAGGTCGACGGGATCCCCCAGGAGTACGAGGTCCGCGGGCAGGGGCCCGCAGTGTGCCTAGCGCTGAGCGGGGGCCCCGGGATCGACGACGGCTACCTGCGGTTCCCGCTGCTGGAGGAGGACATCACGATGGTCTACCCGACGCAGGTCGGGACGACCGCTGAGAGCAGGCTTCCGAGCCACCCCGACGGGTACACCTTGGACGTCTACGCCCGCTTCACCCACGCCGTCGTGGAGCACCTCGGCCTATCCCGGGTACATCTGCTCGGTCACTCCGCGGGCGGCTTCTTCGCCCAGCGGTACGCCCTGACGTACCCCGAGCGGCTGGCTGGGCTGGTCATCTACGACTCCCTGGCGCACAACACGGAGGAACTGGTCAAGGAGGCCACCGCCCGGCTGGCGGAGTTCGCGGATCGCTTCCCGGGGGACCCGCGCGTGGCACCCGTCCTCGCGGCCTGGACGGACGACACCATCGCGGACACCGACGAAGCCCGGACCGAGCACCTGCGTGCCCTGCTGCCTGCCTACTTCGCGGACTACTGGGGCCGGGAGGAGGAGTTCGCGCGGTTGGCCGGGCTGAGGGTCACCCACGTGACCGGCGGCGCCTTCGACCACCGCGGACGCCTGGACACCGTCATGACGCCCACACTGGTGGTGGTCGGAGCGTACGACTTCATCTGCGGCCCGCGGTGGGCGCGGGCAATGGACGACGAACTCCCGAACTCCACCGTGGTAACTCTGAAGACAAGTGGCCATTTCGGACATATCGAGCAGCCGGAGGAATTCGCCGCCGCCGTACTTGGCTTCGTGCGGAGCGTGAAGAACGGAGGACGACGATGA